The following coding sequences lie in one Benincasa hispida cultivar B227 chromosome 6, ASM972705v1, whole genome shotgun sequence genomic window:
- the LOC120080025 gene encoding RNA-binding protein 7-like, with amino-acid sequence MSGRSNGCTVYVGNLDERISDRVLYDILIQAGRVVDLHIPRDKESGKPKGFAFVVYESEEITNYAVKLFSGLVTLYNRTLKFAVSGQDKSSPSSSAITSSSNVSHKSRSHIVLGYSEISQYSSHLSTSCRFSTYPEDHVEALLYPGLVNQYNGYGSHLDNYNKEYSQRYSGTTLDSFNQPKSRRHVTSYPVYYHSYDLLK; translated from the exons ATGTCAGGAAGATCAAATGGCTGCACCGTTTACGTAG GTAATTTGGATGAAAGGATAAGTGATAGGGTTCTTTATGATATTCTAATCCAAGCTGGGCGAGTAGTGGACTTGCACATTCCTCGGGACAAGGAATCTGGTAAACCCAAAGGTTTTGCTTTTGTAGTGTATGAAAGTGAGGAGATTACCAACTATGCTGTTAAGCTTTTCTCTGGTCTCGTGACTCTTTATAACCGTACCCTGAAGTTTGCA GTATCTGGGCAAGACAAGTCTTCACCTAGTAGTAGTGCAATCACTTCATCATCAAATGTATCTCATAAATCGAGGTCACATATTGTTCTAGGTTACTCTGAAATATCTCAGTATTCCAGTCACTTGTCAACATCGTGCAGGTTCTCAACGTACCCTGAAGACCATGTAGAAG CGCTTCTTTACCCTGGTTTAGTTAACCAATATAATGGGTATGGATCACATTTGGATAACTACAATAAAGAATACAGTCAGAGATATTCTGGAACAACTTTGGATAGCTTTAACCAACCTAAATCACGCCGCCATGTTACAAGTTATCCAGTATACTATCATTCTTATGATCTTTTGAAGTAA
- the LOC120079838 gene encoding RNA-binding protein 7-like isoform X1 produces MSGRSNGCTIYVGNFDERVSERVLYDILIQAGRVVDLHIPRDKESGKPKGFAFAEYESEEIANYAVKLFSGLVNLHNRTLKFAVSGQDKPSPGSNAITSSSISNKSRSQIFSGYSNEISQYSNRFSTSCRFTTYPENHLEALLYPGLVNQYNGYGSHLDNYNKEYSQRYSGTTLDSLNQPKSRRRDTSFPVD; encoded by the exons ATGTCAGGAAGATCAAATGGATGCACCATATACgttg gtaattttgatgaaagaGTAAGTGAAAGGGTTCTTTATGACATTCTAATCCAAGCTGGGCGGGTTGTGGACTTGCACATTCCTCGGGACAAGGAATCTGGCAAACCTAAGGGTTTTGCTTTTGCAGAATATGAAAGTGAGGAGATTGCCAACTATGCTGTTAAGCTTTTCTCTGGTCTCGTGAATCTTCATAACCGTACCTTGAAGTTTGCA GTATCTGGTCAAGACAAGCCTTCACCTGGTAGTAATGCAATCACTTCATCAAGTATATCTAATAAATCAAGGTCGCAGATTTTTTCAGGTTACTCTAATGAAATATCTCAATATTCCAATCGCTTTTCCACATCATGTAGGTTTACGACATATCCAGAGAACCATCTAGAAG CGCTTCTTTACCCTGGGTTAGTTAACCAATATAATGGGTATGGATCACATTTGGATAACTACAATAAAGAATACAGTCAGAGGTATTCTGGGACAACTTTGGATAGCCTTAACCAACCTAAATCACGCCGTCGTGATACAAGTTTTCCAGTAGATTAA
- the LOC120079838 gene encoding splicing factor 3B subunit 4-like isoform X3, with amino-acid sequence MSGRSNGCTIYVGNFDERVSERVLYDILIQAGRVVDLHIPRDKESGKPKGFAFAEYESEEIANYAVKLFSGLVNLHNRTLKFAVSGQDKPSPGSNAITSSSISNKSRSQIFSGYSNEISQYSNRFSTSCRFTTYPENHLEALTEPILKHFDFVESPRI; translated from the exons ATGTCAGGAAGATCAAATGGATGCACCATATACgttg gtaattttgatgaaagaGTAAGTGAAAGGGTTCTTTATGACATTCTAATCCAAGCTGGGCGGGTTGTGGACTTGCACATTCCTCGGGACAAGGAATCTGGCAAACCTAAGGGTTTTGCTTTTGCAGAATATGAAAGTGAGGAGATTGCCAACTATGCTGTTAAGCTTTTCTCTGGTCTCGTGAATCTTCATAACCGTACCTTGAAGTTTGCA GTATCTGGTCAAGACAAGCCTTCACCTGGTAGTAATGCAATCACTTCATCAAGTATATCTAATAAATCAAGGTCGCAGATTTTTTCAGGTTACTCTAATGAAATATCTCAATATTCCAATCGCTTTTCCACATCATGTAGGTTTACGACATATCCAGAGAACCATCTAGAAG CTTTAACAGAACCCATACTGAAGCATTTTGATTTTGTGGAATCACCAagaatttga
- the LOC120079838 gene encoding splicing factor 3B subunit 4-like isoform X2, giving the protein MSGRSNGCTIYVGNFDERVSERVLYDILIQAGRVVDLHIPRDKESGKPKGFAFAEYESEEIANYAVKLFSGLVNLHNRTLKFAVSGQDKPSPGSNAITSSSISNKSRSQIFSGYSNEISQYSNRFSTSCRFTTYPENHLEGSGQFPKDFSAAALPLKGID; this is encoded by the exons ATGTCAGGAAGATCAAATGGATGCACCATATACgttg gtaattttgatgaaagaGTAAGTGAAAGGGTTCTTTATGACATTCTAATCCAAGCTGGGCGGGTTGTGGACTTGCACATTCCTCGGGACAAGGAATCTGGCAAACCTAAGGGTTTTGCTTTTGCAGAATATGAAAGTGAGGAGATTGCCAACTATGCTGTTAAGCTTTTCTCTGGTCTCGTGAATCTTCATAACCGTACCTTGAAGTTTGCA GTATCTGGTCAAGACAAGCCTTCACCTGGTAGTAATGCAATCACTTCATCAAGTATATCTAATAAATCAAGGTCGCAGATTTTTTCAGGTTACTCTAATGAAATATCTCAATATTCCAATCGCTTTTCCACATCATGTAGGTTTACGACATATCCAGAGAACCATCTAGAAG gtagcggtcagttcccaaaggacttttctgctgctgctctgccacttaaaGGAATAGATTGA